The following coding sequences lie in one Verrucomicrobiia bacterium genomic window:
- a CDS encoding MFS transporter gives MSHPPSFRKDPVYEHWRWRIFAITWLAYAGYYLTRKSFSVAKIEMGKPGELGLSHTEMAWIDGGFLVAYALGQFVWGLSGDRFGTRRVILTGMMGSVVAAVAMGLAVPEWLPVPLQTAVASVAGPWGVSVVAFLLGGLFFAQGLFQASGWAPLAKNMAQFFSRLERGTVIGLWCTNYAAGGFIASIFAGYVGERFGWRAAFLVPAFALAGVWLLFWRFQRNRPEDVGLPPIETYHGEPPEVRPDAESDSSTDAGGSRWAVAMEVLRTPMVRLLCVIYFCLKPTRYAILFWGPKYIHDRLGTGMIHSGFLSAMFEAAGPLSVLLAGLFSDKLFGSRRMPVAVICLGLLALLLFMLDRLPPNAWILGASLFLLGLLTYAPDSLVSGTAALDFGSKRGASTASGIINGCGSIGAIVGGTLPGFLQEQGGWHAVFTFLGAAVLLAALLLLPRWNTLPSPAAKAT, from the coding sequence ATGTCCCATCCGCCCTCCTTCCGCAAGGATCCGGTCTATGAACATTGGCGCTGGCGGATCTTCGCCATCACCTGGCTGGCCTACGCGGGATACTACCTGACCCGGAAATCCTTCTCGGTCGCCAAGATCGAGATGGGCAAGCCCGGGGAGCTTGGCCTTTCGCACACCGAGATGGCCTGGATCGATGGAGGGTTTCTGGTGGCGTATGCGTTGGGCCAGTTCGTGTGGGGCTTGAGCGGCGACCGGTTCGGCACGCGCCGTGTCATCCTCACCGGCATGATGGGGTCCGTGGTCGCCGCGGTGGCGATGGGTCTGGCCGTTCCGGAGTGGCTTCCGGTTCCGCTTCAAACCGCCGTCGCATCGGTGGCCGGCCCCTGGGGTGTCTCAGTCGTGGCCTTCCTGCTGGGCGGCCTCTTCTTCGCCCAGGGATTGTTCCAGGCCTCCGGCTGGGCGCCGCTGGCCAAGAACATGGCTCAGTTCTTTTCCCGCCTGGAACGCGGAACGGTGATCGGACTCTGGTGCACCAACTACGCGGCGGGCGGATTCATCGCGTCGATCTTTGCCGGTTACGTCGGCGAACGCTTCGGCTGGCGCGCCGCCTTCCTGGTTCCAGCCTTCGCCCTGGCCGGTGTCTGGCTGCTGTTCTGGCGCTTCCAACGGAACCGCCCCGAAGACGTCGGACTTCCGCCCATCGAGACCTATCACGGCGAACCTCCGGAGGTCCGGCCCGACGCGGAATCCGACTCGTCAACCGACGCTGGGGGCAGCCGATGGGCGGTGGCGATGGAAGTTCTCCGCACCCCGATGGTGCGGCTTCTATGCGTGATCTATTTCTGCCTGAAACCGACGCGCTACGCCATTTTGTTCTGGGGCCCCAAGTACATCCACGACCGCCTCGGCACCGGCATGATCCACTCGGGGTTCCTGAGCGCAATGTTCGAGGCCGCCGGTCCCCTGAGTGTCCTCCTCGCAGGGCTGTTCTCGGACAAACTCTTCGGATCGCGCCGGATGCCGGTCGCGGTGATCTGCCTGGGTCTGCTCGCGCTCTTGTTGTTCATGCTGGACCGTCTGCCGCCCAATGCGTGGATTCTTGGGGCGAGCCTCTTTCTCCTCGGCCTCCTCACCTACGCGCCCGACTCCCTGGTCAGCGGGACGGCCGCCCTCGACTTCGGCTCCAAGCGTGGGGCCTCAACGGCCTCGGGCATCATCAATGGCTGCGGTTCCATTGGCGCGATCGTGGGCGGCACGCTTCCCGGGTTCCTCCAGGAACAGGGCGGATGGCACGCCGTCTTCACCTTCCTGGGTGCCGCCGTGCTCCTCGCGGCGCTCCTGCTCCTTCCCCGCTGGAACACCCTCCCCAGCCCTGCTGCCAAGGCCACCTGA
- a CDS encoding CRTAC1 family protein: MQPTSGIRFPLAYDTSRDVGIKETIGHAAALFDADGDGLLDVLLAGPNRVALFRNLGNWRFEEVLDTGFRQEGYWQGVAVGDVDNDGRPDLFLAGFGCAALYRNRGGGRFEDITEQSGLGDVPPEAWQTGAAFADVDLDGRLDLYVGRYVDLAGHSGACTYPNGIVTACGPDEFGPQRGVFYRGIGEGRFVEATAEFSLGEAEGKALGVAFGDIDDDGYPDLYIANDRMPCDLFLNRGGRGFVSAGLSSGTALGIHGGVQSGMGAAFGDYNDDGLEDLVVTNYRDEPMSLYRNEGSGRFLNAAFTSGLGTATLPTVGWGVQWVDLDNDGLPELVVANGHPLHRIEELDPATSSRQPLQVFRNAGEGRFIEVTHFGEGWRRGIAGRALCVGDIDNDGRMDLLVSDIEGEPLLLRNMTPTRNRWLRVRLAGRGIIEGATIRLSVGNRSQTKRSVTSGSYYSASDPRVHFGCGSVGGTGELEIRWPSGVRTTMTNVFLDREVVVLHPEQL, translated from the coding sequence ATGCAACCGACCTCAGGCATTCGGTTTCCGCTGGCGTACGACACGAGCCGGGATGTCGGGATCAAGGAGACCATCGGTCATGCGGCGGCGCTGTTCGACGCGGACGGCGACGGGTTGCTGGATGTGCTCCTGGCGGGGCCGAACCGTGTGGCGTTGTTTCGCAATCTCGGCAACTGGCGATTCGAGGAGGTGTTGGACACCGGGTTCCGGCAGGAGGGCTACTGGCAAGGCGTGGCGGTTGGGGATGTCGACAACGATGGGCGGCCGGACCTGTTCCTGGCGGGCTTCGGTTGCGCGGCCCTGTACCGGAACCGCGGGGGTGGCCGGTTCGAGGACATCACCGAGCAGAGCGGGTTGGGGGACGTGCCGCCCGAGGCCTGGCAGACGGGCGCGGCCTTCGCGGATGTGGACCTCGACGGCCGATTGGACCTGTACGTGGGAAGGTACGTGGATCTCGCGGGGCACTCGGGTGCGTGCACTTATCCGAACGGCATCGTGACGGCGTGCGGCCCGGATGAGTTCGGGCCGCAGCGGGGGGTGTTCTATCGGGGGATCGGAGAGGGCCGGTTCGTCGAGGCAACGGCGGAGTTCAGTTTGGGTGAGGCGGAGGGGAAGGCATTGGGTGTGGCCTTCGGCGACATCGACGACGACGGGTACCCGGACCTCTACATCGCCAATGATCGTATGCCGTGCGACCTCTTTCTCAACCGGGGTGGCCGCGGCTTCGTGAGCGCGGGCCTTTCTTCGGGGACCGCATTGGGAATCCACGGCGGCGTCCAGTCGGGGATGGGAGCGGCCTTCGGAGACTACAACGACGACGGGCTCGAGGATCTCGTGGTGACCAACTACCGGGACGAGCCGATGAGCCTGTATCGCAACGAGGGATCGGGCCGGTTTTTGAACGCAGCCTTCACCTCGGGTCTCGGCACGGCAACCCTACCTACGGTCGGTTGGGGCGTGCAATGGGTGGACCTGGACAACGACGGCCTGCCGGAGTTGGTGGTGGCCAATGGGCACCCGCTCCATCGCATCGAAGAACTCGATCCGGCAACGTCGTCGCGCCAGCCGTTGCAGGTCTTTCGCAATGCGGGCGAGGGCCGGTTCATCGAGGTCACTCATTTCGGTGAGGGCTGGCGGCGCGGCATCGCGGGGCGCGCGCTGTGCGTCGGGGACATCGACAACGACGGGCGGATGGACCTGCTCGTCTCGGACATCGAAGGAGAGCCGCTGCTTCTGAGGAACATGACGCCGACTCGAAACCGGTGGCTCCGGGTTCGCCTCGCAGGACGGGGGATCATCGAAGGAGCCACCATCCGGTTGAGCGTGGGGAACCGTTCCCAAACGAAGCGGAGCGTGACCTCGGGAAGCTATTATTCCGCCAGCGATCCGCGGGTCCACTTCGGCTGCGGGTCGGTCGGAGGGACGGGCGAATTGGAGATCCGATGGCCGAGTGGAGTGCGCACCACGATGACGAACGTGTTCCTGGATCGCGAGGTGGTGGTCCTCCACCCGGAGCAGCTGTAA
- a CDS encoding amidohydrolase family protein — translation MRRFRGVGALTWAFLVQSWRSKPALFWNLVLPLLFLIGLSYVFGGGETERVTWIVPGILTINLLSASVFGLALHMVSLRERGMYRRLRATPATSSTVVTAHVVTAMANMMVSVALQLALARALFGVTFWGDSPALMAASALAALALLPLGLLVGGGARDMKSAPMISNLVFFPMMFLSGAAMPLFLMPDWIRTLALALPSTYVVDLLQAVALRGAGFGWPAFPTVMLVLTVLVGMPLAAAAFRWESEGPIERRRVAVAVVCLAALYGAALLRGEALESSRPPPTEPLPSEAPLPSAGVPDSGSSDRTVLFGATILDGLGGRIERGRVTIEGGRIVEVAAGGVGTEGGTDMGGAFIVPGLIDSHVHLGGSAGGAASSAEFSAARLRRDLQVYLAWGVTSFVSMTDDPDDLRSLREAVGRGTMRAPRPFFSGPGLTAPRGHPSVYFAAVPGLAGRITRQIDSPEGAVAAVRELGAGGVDLIKFYLDAGRIGESLPVLTESAAAAGMDAARAMSLATTAHVDSDLHARLAIRLGVRGIEHVPPDLSAETIAELAERGVTLTPTLAASEGLARAIRGEAVTDSDVRRWVDPRVVVSLTSPGSWVTRVGASAEAVAYYTRRHERTLEAIRRAVAGGVPILAGSDAGNPGAFHGLGLLRELELLVDAAGMTPAEALISATGAAARRLGSTDVGRIAPGAFADLVVLDGDPSVDIRALRRVRAVYFRGERLDRETILTSAPGDWMPRAGVDRR, via the coding sequence ATGAGGCGATTCCGAGGGGTTGGCGCCCTGACGTGGGCGTTTCTGGTGCAGTCGTGGCGGAGCAAGCCGGCATTGTTCTGGAACCTCGTCCTGCCGCTGCTGTTCCTGATCGGGTTGTCCTATGTGTTCGGGGGCGGGGAGACGGAGCGCGTGACCTGGATCGTGCCGGGGATCCTGACGATCAACCTGCTGAGCGCGTCGGTGTTCGGGTTGGCGCTGCACATGGTGAGTCTTCGGGAGCGCGGGATGTACCGCCGGTTGCGGGCGACCCCGGCGACTTCGTCCACCGTGGTGACCGCTCACGTCGTGACGGCGATGGCGAACATGATGGTCTCGGTGGCTCTGCAACTCGCGTTGGCCCGTGCCTTGTTCGGCGTGACGTTCTGGGGGGATTCTCCGGCATTGATGGCGGCGTCGGCGCTGGCGGCGCTGGCGTTGCTGCCGCTGGGCCTCCTGGTTGGCGGGGGCGCGCGCGACATGAAGTCGGCGCCCATGATTTCGAATCTCGTGTTTTTCCCGATGATGTTTCTGTCCGGGGCCGCCATGCCCTTGTTTCTCATGCCCGATTGGATTCGGACGCTGGCGTTGGCGCTGCCGTCCACGTACGTGGTGGACCTCCTGCAGGCGGTTGCGTTGCGTGGCGCGGGATTCGGGTGGCCTGCGTTTCCGACGGTGATGCTCGTGTTGACGGTCCTGGTGGGGATGCCGCTGGCGGCGGCGGCTTTTCGCTGGGAGAGCGAGGGTCCGATCGAGCGACGGCGTGTCGCGGTGGCGGTGGTGTGCCTGGCCGCGCTGTACGGGGCGGCCTTGTTGCGGGGCGAGGCGCTGGAATCGAGCCGGCCACCGCCGACCGAGCCGCTGCCGTCCGAGGCGCCTTTGCCGTCGGCGGGCGTTCCGGATTCGGGGTCGTCCGACCGCACGGTGCTCTTCGGTGCGACGATTCTGGATGGGCTCGGGGGACGCATCGAGCGCGGGCGCGTGACGATCGAAGGGGGACGCATCGTCGAGGTGGCGGCGGGAGGGGTGGGGACGGAGGGAGGGACCGACATGGGAGGGGCGTTCATCGTCCCGGGGTTGATCGATTCGCATGTCCACCTCGGCGGCTCGGCGGGTGGCGCGGCGTCGTCCGCGGAGTTCAGCGCCGCGCGATTGCGGCGCGACCTGCAGGTTTACCTGGCATGGGGCGTCACGTCGTTCGTCTCGATGACCGACGATCCCGACGACTTGAGGAGCCTTCGCGAAGCGGTCGGGCGAGGGACCATGCGGGCGCCGCGCCCCTTCTTCTCGGGTCCGGGTCTCACCGCGCCCCGGGGGCATCCGTCGGTGTATTTCGCGGCGGTGCCGGGTCTGGCGGGCCGGATCACGCGGCAGATCGACAGCCCGGAGGGGGCCGTCGCGGCGGTCCGGGAACTCGGAGCGGGCGGGGTGGATCTCATCAAGTTCTATCTCGACGCCGGTCGCATTGGGGAATCCCTGCCGGTTCTGACGGAGAGCGCGGCGGCGGCGGGGATGGACGCGGCGCGCGCCATGAGCCTTGCGACCACCGCGCATGTGGACAGCGACCTTCACGCGCGTCTCGCCATTCGCCTCGGGGTTCGAGGGATCGAGCACGTGCCTCCCGATTTGTCTGCGGAGACGATCGCGGAATTGGCGGAGCGGGGGGTGACATTGACGCCCACCCTGGCGGCGTCGGAGGGATTGGCACGGGCGATTCGGGGCGAAGCGGTCACCGACTCCGACGTGCGACGGTGGGTGGACCCTCGAGTGGTGGTGTCGCTGACCTCGCCCGGTTCGTGGGTGACCCGCGTGGGCGCCTCGGCGGAGGCGGTCGCGTATTACACACGACGGCACGAACGAACGTTGGAGGCGATCCGGCGGGCGGTGGCGGGAGGCGTTCCGATTTTGGCGGGCAGCGATGCGGGGAATCCGGGGGCGTTTCATGGGCTCGGATTGCTGCGCGAACTCGAGCTGCTGGTCGATGCTGCGGGGATGACACCGGCGGAGGCATTGATCTCGGCAACGGGAGCGGCGGCCCGGCGTCTCGGGTCCACCGACGTGGGGCGAATTGCGCCGGGGGCGTTCGCCGATCTGGTCGTTCTGGATGGCGATCCTTCGGTGGACATCCGCGCCTTGCGACGGGTCCGGGCGGTTTATTTCCGCGGGGAACGATTGGATCGCGAAACCATTCTCACATCGGCTCCCGGCGATTGGATGCCGCGGGCGGGGGTTGACCGGCGATGA
- a CDS encoding ABC transporter ATP-binding protein, whose product MMTIVEIENLSKAYGATEVLKRVSLTIGGSGQIVGILGPNGVGKTTLVEIIEGLRTAGAGRVTVLGLDPGSQAARLRERIGVQLQSTVLPPELTPRETLRLFGAFYARARPPGELLDTVGLAGVGNVPNGRLSMGQQRRLAVALALVNDPELVILDEPTSGLDPVARREVHTHLAALRAAGRTVLLASHDLEEVERLCDRVILLRAGEIVADGTPAELASGTGTLPVLRIAVEGAFDDGPLLRAGAMAQGMEGSHRRYVTPDPNAAMVAIGRIVEGGGVKLVGLDLRRPSLEAFYVEVMGREPHPGREATS is encoded by the coding sequence GTGATGACGATCGTCGAGATTGAGAACCTGTCGAAGGCGTACGGCGCGACGGAGGTGCTGAAGCGCGTCAGCCTGACGATCGGCGGGAGCGGGCAGATCGTGGGCATTCTGGGACCGAACGGCGTCGGGAAGACGACGCTGGTCGAGATCATCGAGGGACTTCGCACGGCAGGCGCGGGGCGGGTGACGGTTTTGGGACTGGATCCGGGAAGTCAGGCGGCGCGACTCCGCGAACGCATCGGCGTGCAACTGCAATCGACGGTGCTGCCTCCCGAACTGACCCCGCGCGAGACGCTTCGATTGTTCGGCGCTTTCTATGCCCGGGCAAGGCCGCCGGGCGAACTCCTGGACACGGTTGGGTTGGCGGGGGTGGGGAATGTTCCGAATGGAAGGTTGTCGATGGGACAGCAGCGCCGTTTGGCGGTGGCGCTGGCGTTGGTGAACGATCCGGAACTCGTCATCCTGGACGAACCGACCAGCGGGCTCGACCCGGTGGCGCGCCGGGAGGTTCACACCCATCTGGCGGCGTTGCGCGCGGCGGGTCGGACGGTGTTGCTGGCCAGCCACGACCTGGAGGAGGTGGAGCGGTTGTGCGACCGGGTGATTCTCCTGCGAGCGGGTGAGATCGTCGCGGACGGAACGCCCGCGGAACTGGCGTCCGGCACGGGAACGCTTCCCGTGCTTCGGATCGCGGTGGAGGGGGCGTTTGACGACGGGCCGCTGCTAAGGGCCGGCGCGATGGCGCAGGGCATGGAGGGGAGCCACCGGCGTTACGTCACTCCCGATCCGAATGCGGCGATGGTGGCGATAGGACGGATCGTGGAGGGCGGCGGGGTGAAGCTTGTCGGGCTGGACTTGCGGCGACCCAGTCTTGAGGCGTTCTACGTCGAGGTGATGGGGCGGGAGCCGCACCCCGGCCGGGAGGCGACGTCATGA
- a CDS encoding CPBP family intramembrane metalloprotease, translating to MPSAVSIAVFLAMAAGASWLWGRTLWYADERSRLFRSVQFAAMGYSRRRPAEVRSLLLTSIYLGAGLLIAAGFGWAYGIRPAELIASRSDPWGPTLLGLVAVISLTNLGVELACAMTRQGGPERFAELREIPWIRGLEVLPPRVAVILGAVSGMVEEWVFRGVLLEIATSRVGLGPWTAVAVVGALFCGQQLLQLRTRFQATVVGGGCVAISFVGGVLVMLTGSVIPAVVCHGSFVVFFLGRWRRNPGGDPAGIPEAPM from the coding sequence ATGCCTAGCGCGGTTTCCATCGCGGTGTTCCTGGCGATGGCGGCCGGCGCTTCCTGGCTATGGGGTCGGACGTTGTGGTACGCCGACGAGCGGTCGAGGCTGTTCCGGTCGGTGCAGTTTGCGGCGATGGGTTACAGTCGGCGTCGGCCCGCGGAGGTGAGATCCCTGCTGCTGACCTCGATCTATCTGGGCGCGGGCCTATTGATCGCCGCGGGGTTCGGTTGGGCTTACGGGATACGCCCGGCGGAGCTGATCGCCTCCCGGTCGGATCCGTGGGGCCCGACACTGCTCGGTCTCGTTGCCGTGATCTCGCTGACCAACCTGGGCGTCGAACTCGCCTGCGCGATGACCCGGCAGGGCGGACCCGAACGGTTCGCGGAGTTGCGCGAGATTCCGTGGATCCGCGGATTGGAGGTTTTGCCGCCCCGGGTGGCGGTGATTCTTGGGGCGGTGAGCGGGATGGTCGAGGAATGGGTCTTTCGCGGAGTCCTGCTCGAGATTGCGACGAGCCGTGTCGGCCTTGGACCGTGGACGGCGGTCGCGGTGGTGGGGGCCTTGTTCTGTGGCCAACAGCTCCTGCAATTGCGGACGCGGTTCCAGGCGACGGTGGTCGGCGGCGGGTGCGTGGCCATCTCGTTCGTTGGGGGAGTGTTGGTGATGTTGACCGGGAGCGTGATTCCGGCGGTGGTCTGCCATGGGTCGTTCGTCGTCTTTTTTCTCGGGCGATGGCGACGGAACCCGGGGGGCGACCCTGCCGGAATCCCGGAGGCACCGATGTGA
- a CDS encoding CPBP family intramembrane metalloprotease — protein sequence MGFPTPFLDCLILAATAYPSGFGHSLHHTFGGRPGSVTTAYLGVLLLPYVAVAFAIVWMRPGLIAFAPASAGWLAMAVLAAPVALGMELGIHGLRAYRATGRFPRFELPPIWRVRFRPTDRLLVGAIVVGEEVFYRQVWLGVAMASLGWAMPVALAAGSVAYGLNHLAFGGWTVVSKSLCGAVYGLLFLAAGGSLWPAIVAHGLQNVLLFRLAGGRHA from the coding sequence ATGGGTTTCCCCACCCCCTTCCTTGACTGCCTGATTCTGGCGGCCACCGCGTATCCTTCCGGCTTCGGTCATTCGCTCCATCACACCTTCGGAGGAAGGCCGGGGTCGGTGACCACCGCCTACCTCGGGGTCCTGCTTCTGCCGTACGTCGCGGTGGCGTTCGCGATCGTGTGGATGCGTCCCGGTCTCATCGCGTTCGCTCCGGCGTCCGCCGGATGGCTGGCCATGGCGGTTCTTGCGGCGCCGGTGGCGCTGGGGATGGAGCTGGGGATCCACGGTCTGCGCGCCTATCGGGCCACGGGCCGGTTCCCGCGATTCGAACTGCCTCCCATCTGGCGGGTACGGTTTCGTCCGACGGACCGGCTGCTGGTCGGGGCCATCGTGGTGGGGGAGGAGGTTTTCTATCGGCAGGTGTGGCTGGGGGTTGCGATGGCCTCACTGGGGTGGGCCATGCCGGTGGCTCTTGCGGCGGGTTCCGTGGCATATGGGCTGAATCACCTGGCGTTTGGCGGATGGACGGTGGTGTCGAAGAGCCTTTGCGGCGCGGTGTACGGCCTCCTGTTCCTCGCGGCCGGCGGAAGTCTGTGGCCGGCGATTGTCGCGCACGGGTTGCAGAACGTGCTGCTGTTTCGTCTCGCGGGAGGTCGCCATGCCTAG
- a CDS encoding YcaO-like family protein: protein MEPTYYPFSAHLLEDILKPICSEHGGITRSLLVSPVKYADDLDIKSVVAQMPAYHKVLLNPLLEMQYHLSGYGVFHEEALVRLAGEAIERYALLVSQVTLAGRIEYATYSDIEGERGAVPFEWLRLFSEADCEKLARSQYRGMKRLERDDVVGWIRCPSLFDPTREIWIPAQMLFVGYRLNRARNEVAFSPGFSTGTAAHRSVERALQSALLEFIEIDALMIHWYAALKAPRVTVDDLTVARLLPRLHEADSRYEVVPLLLNLLEGVDAHVLASVLINRRGERPYIVLGAQGHLDPVRAYYRSLMEAVAIAFLGIYGPVFLPDKYMATRSAEEAFDDLDANVAFFASPDRAAEKRATIDRLIGERTVLSGLPSHDSGDAKADTARLIRQLSRHSEYGVYLDITPPETAGRGWRVMRVFVPELVTMCVPGVPYGEHPRLRAHGGIRNGFPHPLP, encoded by the coding sequence ATGGAACCGACCTACTACCCGTTTTCGGCGCACCTGCTCGAGGACATCCTCAAGCCGATCTGTTCCGAGCACGGCGGCATCACGCGGAGCCTGCTGGTGAGTCCGGTGAAGTATGCGGACGACCTGGACATCAAGTCGGTGGTCGCGCAGATGCCGGCCTACCACAAGGTGCTGCTGAATCCGCTGCTCGAGATGCAGTACCACCTCAGCGGGTACGGGGTCTTCCACGAGGAGGCATTGGTCCGTCTGGCGGGCGAGGCGATCGAGCGATACGCGCTGTTGGTGTCCCAGGTGACCCTGGCCGGGCGCATCGAATACGCCACGTACAGCGACATCGAGGGCGAGCGGGGCGCGGTTCCGTTCGAGTGGCTTCGGCTGTTTTCGGAGGCGGATTGCGAGAAGCTTGCCCGGAGCCAGTACCGGGGGATGAAGCGGTTGGAACGGGACGACGTGGTCGGCTGGATCCGGTGCCCGTCGCTCTTCGATCCGACGCGGGAGATCTGGATACCGGCGCAGATGCTGTTCGTCGGGTACCGCCTGAACCGGGCGCGGAACGAGGTCGCCTTTTCCCCCGGGTTCTCGACCGGCACGGCCGCGCATCGGTCGGTCGAGCGCGCCTTGCAGAGCGCCCTGCTGGAGTTCATCGAGATCGACGCCCTGATGATTCACTGGTACGCGGCCTTGAAGGCCCCACGAGTCACGGTTGATGATCTCACCGTGGCGAGGTTGCTTCCGAGGCTCCACGAGGCCGACTCCCGCTACGAGGTGGTGCCGCTGCTGCTGAATCTTCTCGAAGGAGTCGATGCCCATGTCCTGGCATCCGTACTGATCAACCGGCGTGGCGAGCGCCCGTACATCGTGCTCGGCGCCCAGGGGCATCTGGACCCGGTTCGCGCGTACTACCGGAGCCTCATGGAGGCCGTGGCCATCGCGTTTCTCGGGATCTACGGACCGGTCTTTCTTCCGGACAAGTACATGGCGACGCGGTCGGCGGAGGAGGCCTTCGACGACCTGGACGCCAACGTGGCCTTCTTCGCGTCGCCCGACCGGGCCGCGGAGAAGCGGGCGACGATCGACCGGTTGATCGGGGAACGCACGGTGTTGTCGGGGCTGCCCTCCCATGACAGCGGGGATGCGAAGGCGGACACCGCCCGTTTGATCCGGCAGCTCTCGCGACACAGCGAATACGGGGTGTACCTGGACATCACGCCCCCGGAGACGGCTGGGCGCGGGTGGAGGGTGATGCGGGTGTTCGTGCCGGAGTTGGTGACGATGTGTGTGCCGGGGGTTCCCTACGGCGAGCACCCGCGTCTTCGGGCGCATGGAGGGATTCGCAATGGGTTTCCCCACCCCCTTCCTTGA